The Deinococcus arcticus genome has a segment encoding these proteins:
- a CDS encoding acyl-CoA-binding protein: MTAPDKTAFEQAQQDVQTLSRKPGNDVLLKLYALYKQGSQGDVTGARPGGFDFVGGAKYDAWAALKGLGQDDAQREYVALVATLKAHS, translated from the coding sequence ATGACCGCACCAGACAAAACGGCCTTTGAACAGGCCCAGCAGGACGTGCAGACCCTCAGCCGCAAACCCGGTAACGACGTACTTCTGAAGCTGTATGCCCTGTACAAGCAGGGCAGCCAGGGAGACGTGACGGGCGCGCGCCCGGGGGGCTTTGACTTTGTGGGCGGTGCCAAGTATGACGCCTGGGCCGCGCTGAAAGGCCTGGGTCAGGACGACGCACAGCGGGAATACGTGGCCCTGGTGGCCACGCTGAAAGCGCACAGCTAA